DNA from Lentilitoribacter sp. Alg239-R112:
GCTTTGCCGGTGTGTCATAAAAGATCGAATTGAGGTGGGTACAATAATGGCAAGTGAGGTTCCAACAGACACATGCATTACAATTGCCTGATCAAGCCCCCAAGCACTGAAAGCCTGGTAAAAAACCGGCACAAGAACAGCGCCACCGCCAATACCAAATAGTCCAGCGAGTACACCAGCTACAACTCCGGCTGCTATTAACACCAAAGCAAAATATACAAGTTCGTATGACACGCAGATAACCCCACCCTTTTAAGATTATTCATCTCATAGGAGAGTTAGCTTAAAATAACCAGCTTAAATTAACTCGAAGCAGAACCTAAAGATCGCAATGTCTATACCCAGTTTTGCGTTGCCTTAGATCAAAATGAAAATGATCTCGGTGGTGCACGTCACTTCCAGGGCCAAGTACGGTCGTAAAATATTTGCAACTTTGAGCGCGGACTTTGTGCAAAAGTCCTTTCTCCCGAAATGCAAAAAAACCAGGTCGCTTTACAACAATCGTTTTACCGCTGTTGAGTTTGATCTTTCCAATATCAATTGCATTCCCTTTGGAATGCTCAGACATTTTAGCTCCTCTTTTTGAGTTCATCGTGCGACAGGAGTAGGAAGACATTTGATGAATGCTTTTGATACCTGACAGGTATCGCATGCGCGCAGCACCACTTAATTCGTTCTTGACCCACTTTGCGAACGCTAAGGCCATGGGGCAATTCAATGTAGCATCAGGCACAACGTCTATACCACCAGATAATGATTTAACCTTCACAGGACTAGCAATACCACAAGAACCCGGTCCAACTACCGGAGGCGGTGTGTCAAAACGCACACCCAATCGTCTTAATTGGCGCTGGCATACAGATTCTGCTGGTTTTGCACGACCAAGTATGGCTTGCGGTGAAAATAATGTCGCCACCTCTTTCCGCTGTTCCGGTTGAGTTTGACCCTCAGGTGTTGGTCCATCCAACGATGAAATCATGGGCGGCAATTGTGGTACTGAAGTTGGTGTCGTACTCAACGGTGTAATGGATGACACAATATCCCCGGGAGGGGAAAGCACACTATTGGGTGAACAGCTGGTCAAGACCAATACACTCGAAAGCAAAAAAGCCATCAGAACGGAAGTGTTTCGTCTAAATTTTGTTAAAAGGCGAACAACCTGCAACATACGCATAACTCCAAAGGCAGGACAACAAGAGCAGATTATCGCAGATTGAGGTAAATGAAATATTATCCTAAAATTAACTCTATGATTCCCGACACAAAAGGCGCATCCAAATGAGCAAAGACGACAAACCAACGGGTGAACTTACCCTTAGAACGCTGGCAATGCCCGGTGATGCTAATGCTGCCGGAGATATTTTCGGTGGTTGGGTGATGGCCCAAATGGATCTAGCCAGCGGTATTCGCGCAGCCGAACGAGCCCATGGACGCGTTGTAACAGCTGCAGTAAAAGAGATGGTATTTAAAAAGCCCGTGAAGATCGGCGATACTCTTGGCATCTACATCGATATTGTAAAAGTCGGGACAACATCGATGACACTTCAAGTCGATGCTTGGGTGCAACGATACCTCACAGATGTCATGGAAAAAGTCACGGATGCAAAAATTGTTATGGTTGCGCTGGACGAGAATGGTAGTCCAAAGCCAATTCCAGCAGCAGAATAAGCTTGAATTAGGCACTTTCAAATAGCGGAAGTCTTACCTCTGCAAGTGCTTTTCTGATTATATCTGGCGAGGCATCATTTTTGACAGCATCTGTTGAAAGAATTTGCCGATAACGCCGCGCACCCGGCAATCCGTGAAACAATCCAACCATATGTCGCGTGATATGGATAAGCCTTCCGCCCTGCTCCATATGCTTTTTAGCATGATCAATCATTGCATCGCAAACCTTTATCCAATCTACTTGACTTGGCTTAAGCCCATAAACCAAATGATCAACATCAGCTAGCAAGCTGGAATTATGATAGGCCGCGCGACCAAGCATAACTCCATCCACATAGTTCATTTGGGCGGTTGCGGTATCTAAATCAGCAATGCCACCATTAATACCAACAAACAGGTCAGCATTTTTATCTTTAAGGCGATAAACACGTTCATAATTAAGTGGTGGAATATCTCGGTTCTCCTTAGGAGATAATCCATCGAGCCATGCTTTTCGAGCATGGACCCACAACGCATCCACCCCCGCCCCACGAACATGCGATGTCAGTTCATCAAGCGCCAGTTCTTCATCTTGCTCGTCAACACCGATGCGGCATTTGACTGTCACTGGAATACCCACAACAGATTTCATTGCATCAACACAAGAGGCCACAAGTTCGGGCTCTCGCATCAAACATGCACCGAATGTCCCTGATTGAACCCTATCTGACGGGCAACCAACATTTAGATTAATTTCATCATACCCAAATTCTTCGCATACTTTTGCAGCTATTTTCAGCTTCTCTGGGTCTGAACCTCCCAGCTGCACAGCAATGGGGTGCTCGCTATCATCATAACCAAGTAATCGTTGCTGATCACCGTGGATAATCGCGTCTGCAACAACCATTTCCGTGTAAAGCAGCGCATGCTGACTCAATTGCCGATGAAGAAACCGACAATGTTTGTCTGTCCAATCCATCATGGGAGCAACGGCAAACTTAGGGATATGATCTTTATAGAGCGTCATGTCAGAACTTAGTGCCAATTTTGCTAAAACCATGTGTGGTGTTTTAGCTTCTCAGTAGCGATGTATCCTTTAATCCTTGTATTAGTCAATGGAACTCATACTTCTCAAGTTTGAGATTTTCTTAAAAAGGGCTTTCATTTACCCGACAAATTTGCATTTAATTATCTAGTCGATAATTCCTGACAAATTACTTGATCCATCTGGCACCATAGATGTATTTAATCAGGCACTGTTTGACTAATCTGCTTCTATCTAATGTAATACCAAATTAAAGGAGATTTGCCATGGATGGCTTGAACAATCAGAATGACTTTAGTGATGTCGTCGAAAATGACCGCGCTCATGTATGGCATCATCTCACACAACATAAAAAGTTCGACGAAAGTGATCCCCTGATCGTAATAGAGGGCAAGGGCTTGCGTGTATGGAACCAGGCTGGTCGCTCGCATCTGGATTCAGTGTCCGGTGGCGTTTGGACTGTTAATGTAGGCTATGGTCGAGAAACCATTGCAAATGCCGTTCGAGATCAACTCGTCAAAATGAACTTTTTTGGCAATACTGTTGGCAGCGTTCCAGCGGCCAACTTTTCTGAGCGCCTGATTAGCAAAATGCCGGGCATGAAGCGTGTCTACTACGCAAATTCCGGATCAGAAGCGAATGAAAAAGCCTATAAAATTGTACGCCAAATCGCGCACAACAAATATGGCGGCAAGAAGCATAAGATTTTATACCGTGAGCGTGACTACCACGGTACAACAATCACGGCCCTTTCCTCTTGTGGACAAGAAGAGCGCAAAGCACAATATGGTCCCTTCACACCAGGTTTTGTTTCTGTTCCGCATTGTCTGGAATATCGTTCACAATGGGGCGACGTTGAGGATTATGGTATTCGCGCTGCGAATGCGATCGAGGAAGTTATTTTACGTGAAGGTGCGGACACTGTTGGCGCTCTTATCCTTGAACCAGTCACCGCTGGCGGCGGCGTTATTGTTCCGCCAAAAGGCTACTGGGATCGCGTGCAAGAAATCTGCAAAGAGCATGACGTTCTTCTAATCATTGACGAAGTGGTCTGCGGAATGGGCCGCACAGGCGAGTGGTTTGGCTACCAGCACTATGGTATTGAACCAGATATGGTAACAATGGCAAAAGGTGTTGCGTCAGGCTATGCAGCGATTTCTTGCTGTGTAACAACAGAAGCGGTCTTCAATGAATTCAAAAGCACACCTGATGACCACATGAGCTATTTCCGCGATATTTCAACATTTGGCGGATGTACTGCTGGTCCCGCAGCTGCTCTTGAAAATATGCGTATTCTCGAAGACGAAAACCTTCTTGAAAACACCAATGTAATGGGTGCATACCTTGTTGAAAAACTCGAAGAGCTTAAAGGCAAGCACGAGTTAATCGGCGACGTTCGTGGTAAGGGTCTTTTCTGTGGAGCCGAACTCGTTACCAACCGCGATACCAAAGAAGCGGCCCCCGAAGCGCTAGTGCAAAAGATCGTTGGTCGCTGCATGTCAGAACACGCTGTGATCATGGGTATGACAAACAGATCACTTCCTGGTTTTAACAATACGCTTTGCATGAGCCCGGCATTGATCTGTACAAAAGACGATATTGACGAAATGGTAGCCGCGATTGATGAATCGATTACTTTCGCTACATCTTGATTTGAATCAATTCAATTTTAAGAAGATCCGTGTATTCATTACGCGGGTCTTTTATTTTGAACAGATTCATCGCATCAGTCCATTATGTGGTTTAAAAGCGCGATAAATTCATCAAGAACGGACCAGGTTTTTACGCGAACACCTAGAGTTAGAAAAATAAACCTGTCTTTCTCTAACAGAGAACTGTAAAAAACAATCACATATCAACATACCGCAGTGCAATATTCTGCGTTTAAGTCCGTTGGAGAATGCCAGTGTCCACACAAGATGTTGCAGAGCAAAAAGAAGAATTTCCTCTTCCAAAAGCAACCTTTGCTGAAAAAGTGATTTCGGTCGAACATTATACTGATCGCCTGTTCAAATTCAGAATCACTCGGCCCGCAAGTTTTAGATTTCGCTCTGGCGAATTTGTCATGATTGGACTTCCGTCAGAAGGAAAACCTCTTTTCAGAGCTTATTCTATTGCCAGCCCATCTTGGGATGAAGAGATTGAATTTTTCTCGATTAAAGTTCCAGGCGGACCTCTCACCGAGCATCTGCAAAAGATTCAGCCCGGCGATACAATCTGGATGCGCCAGAAATCCACTGGAACGCTGGTAATGGATGCGCTA
Protein-coding regions in this window:
- a CDS encoding acyl-CoA thioesterase — protein: MSKDDKPTGELTLRTLAMPGDANAAGDIFGGWVMAQMDLASGIRAAERAHGRVVTAAVKEMVFKKPVKIGDTLGIYIDIVKVGTTSMTLQVDAWVQRYLTDVMEKVTDAKIVMVALDENGSPKPIPAAE
- a CDS encoding aminotransferase class III-fold pyridoxal phosphate-dependent enzyme, whose product is MDGLNNQNDFSDVVENDRAHVWHHLTQHKKFDESDPLIVIEGKGLRVWNQAGRSHLDSVSGGVWTVNVGYGRETIANAVRDQLVKMNFFGNTVGSVPAANFSERLISKMPGMKRVYYANSGSEANEKAYKIVRQIAHNKYGGKKHKILYRERDYHGTTITALSSCGQEERKAQYGPFTPGFVSVPHCLEYRSQWGDVEDYGIRAANAIEEVILREGADTVGALILEPVTAGGGVIVPPKGYWDRVQEICKEHDVLLIIDEVVCGMGRTGEWFGYQHYGIEPDMVTMAKGVASGYAAISCCVTTEAVFNEFKSTPDDHMSYFRDISTFGGCTAGPAAALENMRILEDENLLENTNVMGAYLVEKLEELKGKHELIGDVRGKGLFCGAELVTNRDTKEAAPEALVQKIVGRCMSEHAVIMGMTNRSLPGFNNTLCMSPALICTKDDIDEMVAAIDESITFATS
- a CDS encoding extensin family protein, which translates into the protein MSSITPLSTTPTSVPQLPPMISSLDGPTPEGQTQPEQRKEVATLFSPQAILGRAKPAESVCQRQLRRLGVRFDTPPPVVGPGSCGIASPVKVKSLSGGIDVVPDATLNCPMALAFAKWVKNELSGAARMRYLSGIKSIHQMSSYSCRTMNSKRGAKMSEHSKGNAIDIGKIKLNSGKTIVVKRPGFFAFREKGLLHKVRAQSCKYFTTVLGPGSDVHHRDHFHFDLRQRKTGYRHCDL
- the dusA gene encoding tRNA dihydrouridine(20/20a) synthase DusA; translation: MTLYKDHIPKFAVAPMMDWTDKHCRFLHRQLSQHALLYTEMVVADAIIHGDQQRLLGYDDSEHPIAVQLGGSDPEKLKIAAKVCEEFGYDEINLNVGCPSDRVQSGTFGACLMREPELVASCVDAMKSVVGIPVTVKCRIGVDEQDEELALDELTSHVRGAGVDALWVHARKAWLDGLSPKENRDIPPLNYERVYRLKDKNADLFVGINGGIADLDTATAQMNYVDGVMLGRAAYHNSSLLADVDHLVYGLKPSQVDWIKVCDAMIDHAKKHMEQGGRLIHITRHMVGLFHGLPGARRYRQILSTDAVKNDASPDIIRKALAEVRLPLFESA